From Funiculus sociatus GB2-C1, one genomic window encodes:
- the pstA gene encoding phosphate ABC transporter permease PstA yields MKNLQEIRSIIAKSKRWDLAFQIVGLLSMLFGIVTLMALVLDLMHDGLPRLDWQFITSFPSRKAEEAGILSAWVGSALVMLVTAATSIPVGIAAGIYLEEYAKKGWLSDFIEINVTNLAGVPSIVYGLLALGLFVYRFKLGESVLTAGLTLALLVLPIVIVTTREALRAIPNSIREAAYAVGASKWQVIWDHVLRYSTGTILTGIIVGLARAIGETAPLITIGALTFISFLPEPPIQGQFPFISFKWLLAPFTVLPIQMFDWVSRPQEEFQVNAAAAGIALVLMTLAMNGVAIFLRYRLRKNIKW; encoded by the coding sequence ATGAAAAATCTACAAGAAATTCGCTCTATTATTGCCAAGAGCAAGCGTTGGGACTTGGCTTTCCAAATCGTCGGGTTGTTGTCGATGCTATTTGGAATTGTCACTCTGATGGCGTTGGTGCTTGACTTAATGCACGACGGTTTACCGCGCCTTGATTGGCAATTTATCACCTCTTTTCCCAGTCGCAAAGCGGAAGAAGCAGGCATTCTTTCTGCGTGGGTAGGAAGCGCCCTAGTAATGTTGGTAACTGCTGCAACTTCAATCCCAGTAGGTATAGCAGCAGGCATTTATTTAGAAGAATATGCCAAGAAAGGTTGGCTTTCCGACTTCATCGAAATCAATGTCACTAACTTGGCGGGAGTTCCCTCCATTGTCTACGGACTGCTAGCTTTAGGCTTGTTCGTGTATAGATTTAAGTTGGGAGAAAGCGTTCTCACCGCCGGATTAACTCTGGCACTGTTGGTTTTGCCAATAGTAATTGTGACAACTCGCGAAGCTCTCCGCGCCATTCCCAATAGTATTCGCGAAGCTGCCTATGCAGTTGGTGCCAGCAAGTGGCAGGTGATCTGGGATCATGTTTTGCGTTACTCAACTGGCACAATTCTTACTGGTATAATTGTTGGCTTAGCACGAGCCATTGGCGAGACTGCGCCCCTAATAACCATTGGCGCTCTTACCTTCATCTCCTTTTTGCCAGAACCCCCAATTCAAGGACAGTTTCCTTTCATTTCTTTTAAGTGGTTGCTGGCACCCTTCACAGTTTTGCCCATCCAAATGTTTGATTGGGTATCCCGTCCCCAGGAGGAATTTCAAGTTAATGCAGCGGCGGCGGGTATTGCCTTAGTTCTTATGACACTAGCTATGAATGGTGTAGCAATTTTTCTGCGCTATCGTTTACGCAAAAATATCAAATGGTAG